A single region of the Octopus bimaculoides isolate UCB-OBI-ISO-001 chromosome 6, ASM119413v2, whole genome shotgun sequence genome encodes:
- the LOC106870345 gene encoding ATP-sensitive inward rectifier potassium channel 10, with translation MVNQNTDKPTNRNYFLGGIWNYFCKYLNCINEKTGEDPGHFLLTKAGNSLIDRKGLEKHRFSFIKDYYNTILEMRWHWAILVFLSSHAITFIAFAVIWWLNSYIHGDFNSNDSNSKPCLPDLETFADFFLFSVETQTTIGYGFMYPSTDCAGTIPTLFFQVLIGFILEAISLGFVFAKLVRPKNRSNTVMFSCKACMCCENGHPVLQIQVADLRHTHLINAKVGGMLVAEYVTLEGFVHPLYQVKVDFEINNVGSNVFLMWPVILTHYITDASPFFCLNREDLLVKKIELLVWINGVIESTGEMCQVKTSYIAEEIVWGYRFAHANQFDKKNGHWNVDFKRFGELVPCPMSRSSNFSDGDMTMIGVSSETKEEAEVVQTVADIH, from the coding sequence ATGGTTAACCAAAACACAGATAAACCGACGAACAGAAATTACTTTTTGGGTGGAATATGgaattatttttgtaaatacTTAAACTGTATCAATGAAAAGACAGGCGAAGATCCAGGTCATTTTCTTCTCACCAAAGCAGGCAATTCTCTTATCGACCGGAAAGGCCTCGAAAAGCATCGTTTCAGTTTTATCAAGGATTATTACAACACCATTCTTGAAATGCGATGGCATTGGGCTATTCTAGTCTTCCTCTCCTCTCATGCTATCACTTTTATTGCATTTGCTGTGATTTGGTGGCTGAACTCCTACATACACGGCGACTTCAACTCGAACGATTCTAATTCGAAACCTTGCCTCCCAGACCTGGAAACGTTTGcagattttttcttgttttctgttgAAACTCAAACAACAATTGGTTACGGGTTCATGTACCCCAGCACTGATTGTGCTGGTACGATTCCAACGCTCTTCTTTCAAGTCCTCATTGGTTTTATTCTCGAAGCGATCTCATTGGGGTTTGTATTCGCCAAGCTGGTTCGTCCAAAGAACCGTTCAAATACAGTGATGTTCAGCTGCAAAGCGTGTATGTGTTGCGAGAACGGGCATCCAGTGTTACAGATTCAGGTGGCCGATCTTCGACATACCCACCTCATCAATGCTAAAGTTGGTGGCATGCTGGTCGCCGAGTACGTGACGCTTGAGGGTTTCGTCCATCCTCTCTATCAAGTCAAAGTGGACTTTGAAATAAACAACGTTGGCAGTAACGTGTTTTTAATGTGGCCGGTTATTTTGACGCACTATATAACGGATGCCAGCCCTTTCTTCTGTCTTAACCGGGAAGATCTGCTCGTCAAGAAAATCGAGCTTCTTGTGTGGATTAACGGAGTGATCGAGTCAACTGGAGAGATGTGTCAAGTGAAGACGTCCTACATTGCTGAAGAGATTGTTTGGGGATACAGATTTGCTCATGCCAACCAGTTTGATAAGAAAAACGGTCACTGGAATGTAGATTTCAAACGTTTCGGAGAATTGGTTCCCTGTCCGATGTCTCGTTCTAGTAATTTCTCCGATGGTGATATGACGATGATTGGTGTATCCTCAGAGACGAAAGAAGAAGCAGAAGTGGTGCAGACGGTAGCTGATATACACTGA